In the Nitrosarchaeum sp. genome, one interval contains:
- a CDS encoding aspartate aminotransferase family protein, which produces MTDYISEYKKKTKGSAKLFEKSLKFHVNGVSHNIRFFEPYPFVVKSSSEKNLIDVDNNKYTDYWMGHWSLILGHGPKPVKDAVKKQMEKSWMYGTVNEQTIKLSELISKAVPVSEKIRYVTSGTEATMYAVRLARSVTGKKIIAKIDGGWHGYTSDLLKSVNWPFTESESTGVVNEEKIISIPFNDLEKSLEILKKVSNDLAGIIIEPILGGGGCIPANADYLKGIQEFCKKNNSLFILDEIVTGFRFRFGCLYPTMNLDPDIVTLGKIVGGGMPIGVMCGKKEIMNYSNTKGKKKTERSYIGGGTFSANPMSMTSGFTTLSELKSVKTIYSKINSLGDFVRKELTKTFDGKVIVTGKGSLFMTHFVKDGITEVINSAQAAKCDTSLLNKYHFKMIAHDKIFFLPGKLGAISNAHTKEDIKKMINATENFQE; this is translated from the coding sequence TTGACAGATTACATTTCAGAATACAAGAAAAAAACAAAAGGATCAGCAAAACTCTTTGAGAAATCTCTAAAATTTCATGTGAATGGAGTAAGTCATAACATTAGATTTTTTGAACCATACCCATTTGTCGTTAAATCATCATCAGAAAAAAACCTAATCGATGTGGATAACAACAAGTATACTGATTATTGGATGGGGCACTGGAGTTTGATTTTAGGCCATGGTCCAAAGCCTGTAAAAGATGCAGTGAAAAAACAGATGGAGAAAAGTTGGATGTATGGCACAGTAAATGAGCAAACTATCAAGTTATCAGAATTAATTTCAAAGGCAGTACCGGTATCTGAAAAAATTCGCTATGTAACTTCAGGTACTGAAGCTACAATGTATGCAGTAAGACTGGCACGTTCTGTAACTGGGAAAAAGATTATTGCAAAAATAGATGGAGGATGGCATGGATACACATCAGATTTACTAAAGAGTGTAAACTGGCCATTTACAGAATCAGAAAGTACTGGAGTAGTAAACGAAGAAAAAATAATATCAATCCCATTTAATGATTTAGAAAAATCACTCGAAATTCTAAAAAAAGTTTCAAATGATTTAGCAGGGATAATTATCGAACCGATATTAGGAGGTGGGGGATGCATTCCAGCAAATGCAGATTATCTTAAAGGGATTCAAGAGTTTTGCAAAAAGAACAATTCGTTATTTATTTTAGATGAGATCGTTACAGGATTCAGATTTAGATTTGGATGTTTGTATCCTACAATGAATCTTGATCCAGATATTGTCACATTAGGTAAAATTGTAGGAGGAGGAATGCCAATTGGCGTCATGTGTGGTAAAAAAGAGATCATGAATTACTCAAATACCAAAGGAAAGAAAAAAACAGAAAGAAGCTATATCGGAGGAGGGACGTTTTCTGCAAATCCAATGTCAATGACTTCTGGATTTACCACATTGTCAGAATTAAAATCTGTAAAAACAATTTATTCAAAAATAAACTCGCTAGGAGACTTTGTAAGAAAAGAATTAACAAAGACATTTGATGGTAAGGTAATTGTTACTGGTAAAGGGTCACTGTTTATGACTCATTTTGTAAAAGATGGAATTACAGAAGTAATCAATTCTGCTCAGGCTGCAAAATGCGATACGTCATTGCTAAACAAATATCACTTTAAGATGATTGCTCATGACAAAATATTCTTTTTACCAGGAAAACTTGGTGCCATATCCAATGCTCACACCAAAGAAGACATAAAGAAAATGATCAATGCAACTGAGAATTTTCAGGAATAA